caacctatagggagacatgcctagaATGGTCTTGTATACAGTtctataggcccaaagtgcatcaatcaacctcaaggaccaatccttGTGGTTAGAATTAactgttttctctaaaatcctttttatctccctattggccaattcagcttggccattggtttgagggtgatatgggGTTGTAACCTTGTGGACtactccatattttctcattaattcagccactggtttgttgcagaaatgagaacctccatcagttatgatggccctaggcattccaaacctactaaaaaatattttctttcaaaaacttcattacaacccgatgatcatttgttcttgttgggattgcttctacccacttggacacatagtcaacagctaaCAAGATGTACTCGTGTCCACCTGAATTAACAAATggtcccatgaagtctattccccaacaatcaaaaatttctaacacctgaatgggttgcaagggcatcatattcctcttggttaggcttcctagcctttggcatctatcacatgagcTATAGAACTGATGCACATCTCTAAACATGATAGGCCAAAAGAATCCACTTTGTAAGATCTTGGCCAATGTTTTTCTtgtggagaaatgacctccacaagcaagagtatgacaaaaattcaaaacactctgttgctcatgctcggggatgcaccttcttaaaatttggtcagcacaatacttatacaagtaagggtcatcccaaaaataagtcctaaccttcctaaagaatttttgtttatctagcttggtccaatgatttggaattagaCTGGTGGCTAGATAGTTGGCCAGATCTGCATACCATGGTGTAACAGAGGTTGAGGTATCATTGATAAGGAAGAGTTGTTCATCTGGAAATGTGTCCCTGATTGGTTCCTTGTCTAGATTAAGGTCTAGGCATGGAAGTCTAGACAAATGgtctgccaccacattttctactcccttttatctttgatttctatgttgaattcttggagtAACAAAATCCACCTAATAAGATGCGGTTTGGCATCTTGTTTGGTCAGcaagtatttcaaagcagcatgGTCAGTGAAAACAATGACCAATGACCCCACCAGATATGATCTGAACTTCTCTAATGCAAAAACTATTGCCAATAGTTCCTTCTCAgttgttgtgtaatttttttggacttcattgagggttttactggcatagtagatgacataaggttttttttatcttttctttgccctagAACTGCTCCTATagcataatcacttgcatcacacatgagttcaAAGGGCAATGACCAATCTAGTGGTTGAATAATGGGGGCTGAGATGAGAGCATTTCTTAACCTCTCAAAAGAGGTTTGACAAGATGATGTCCACTCAAATGGGACATTCTGGGAGAGCAAATTACATAGAGGCTGGGCTATGCTGCTAAAAGATGCTATGAATCTCCTATAGAACCCCGCATGCCCAAGGAAAGACCTAATGTCCTTAACACTCTTAGGGACTGGTAGTTTTTGGATGGCTTCTACTTTGGCTTTGTCCACCTCCATTCCCTTAGCAAAGACAATATGCCCTAGGACTATACCTTGtttgaccatgaaatgacatttttcccagttaagcacaaggtgggtttcttcacaacaagctagaactctctctaaattctctaaacatgcctcataactagctccatagacagagaaatcatccataaaaacctccacaatgtgttctgtcatctcactaaaaatactcatcacaCACCTTTGGAAtgtggcaggggcattgcacagtccaaaaggcatacgtctataggcaaatgtcccaaatggacatgtgaaagtggtCTTTTCTTGGTCCTCTAAGGCAATGTCAATctggttatatcctgaataaccatcaaggaaacaatagaatgCTTGCCCAACTATTCTTTCAAGGACTTGGTCCAAGAATGGCAAtaaaaaatggtcttttctagtCATTGCATTGAGTTTTCTGTAATCGATGCACACTCTCCATCCGATTTGGATGCGAGTAGGGATcaactcattcttttcatttctcaccactgtgactccagacctttttgggaccacttgagtggggctgacccactttgaatcagagatggggtatataatacccgcatctagcaactttagcacttctttcctaaccacctctttcatgttaggattgagtctcctctgcATTTGCCTGGCAGGTTTAGCATCCTCCTCTAGAAATATCCTATGAGTGCAAGTCAAAggactaattccatgcaagtctgagatggtccaacctaaggcttttttatgagctctcagaatgtttatcagttgaatttcctgttgggatgttaaacttgaagagatgactacggggagtgtgttctcatcacctagaaatgcatattttaactcacttggcaaaggtttcatttcaggtgtgggtgaggtattatcagattgtgactcctcattgttcagagaacccaatggttctgatttgggaatccattgagccacaggcattgcttcttgctccctagtgttctctaattcttttaactctctctcttcttgatcttcttccatagatttgttcaaaaattcttttacaAAATAGTCCTCAGCTAATGTTTGAACCAAATCTACTTCCTCCACCTCATTCTCAGTTATGTGTTGTTTGAAaactctaaagatattcatctctacagtcatgtttccaaatgataacttaagtattccattcctacaattaattatggcatttgaagttgctaggaatggtctaccaagaatgactggaacaaggggttgagggccttgatggggttgtgtgtccaagactataaaatcaacagggaagtaaaatttgtccacctgcactaatacatcctccactatccccctagggactttgattgacctatcagcaagctatagggtaactcttgttggcttgagttctcctaaACCCAGTTGCTAATATACACTATAAGGAAGcaagttgacacttgctcctagatctaagagtgcttggtccaccctctagcttccaattatgcaagaaaTGGTTGGGCTACCAGGGTCTTTGTACTTAGGAGGTGTTTAAGTTGCAGGATGGAACTCACTTGTTCAGTTAAGAATGTTTTCTCCTGgatgttgatctttcttttaacagtacacaagtcttttaagaattttgcataagatggtgtctgtttgattgcatcaaggagaggaatgttaatcctcacctacttgaacacttcataaatatcagcattttatttttccctctttatttgagtaagtctttgagggaatggtggtgcagggttgctcttgaattcttccaccttatttttttctttatcttcctttttttttgttttcaagtttttcctccaaagttggagcattgtcattttttatattttcattttgttcttcttcttgtgcattAGGTTGGTTTGTCCTAGGATCATCTagtttgtcaattatttttccattccaAAGGACAGTGACTGCTTGCACCTGCTCATGATTATTGTTCCCACTATTTGATGATTCcacttgatttgtttgcctCACGGGGTTGGGATTTGGTTGAGAAAGGAATTTCCCAGGTTCTCTCATAGTCAAAGTTTGAGTTAGCTTGGTTAACTGACTCCTCATATCCTCAATtgccctatttgtttgctcttggaaTTTTGCTACCCGAGCATTGTTCCCCATCTAcccttgcataaattgttgtagaGTATCCTCTAGGGATCTCTTATGCGGTGGCTGATATGAGCCAGATGGTCCTTGGTTAGGCTGGTAGGGCTGTGGCTGAGGTTGTGGCTGTGGTTGTGAGGGAAATGGTTGGTGTGGCTGAGGTGCTGAgtcatttctccaagagaaatttGGGTGGTTCCTAGAATTTGGATGGTAGGTGTTTGAGTTTGGGTTGTACCCTTGATAATTTCCACCCTGGTTCTGGTTTTGGTATATCCTACCCTCTGTTTGCCTTGGTTGTGAGTTTGAAGTTTGGCCATACAGCACTTCTTTGAAAGCAGGGAGAGTTGGACACTCCTCTGTTCTATGGCTATTGGCTTCGCACACTACACAATGCACCTCTACCTCATTGACagctttcatttttttcatctccaattcttccattttctttgtcaacagAGCTAATCTAGCACTGATGTCATCAGTTTCATTTAATTGGAGTTTTCCCTttggttgtggattgtattggtctctcaaatctcccatggttaatggcccaacttcccaatttctagaGTTTTCGGCTACATGGTCAAAGTATGCAATAGCCTCTTCAGGaggtttttcataaaaatcaccattacacatggtggacaccagcattttcaaattaggagttaagccattaaagaagaaactaactacccgccattgctcaaaggcatggtgtggGCAAGAATGTAAGAGGTCCTTGAAACGTTCCCAAGTTTgagcaaatgtttcatttggtttacagacgAAATTCATCATTTGCCTTTGGAGTGATGCTGTTCTATTAGCTGGGAagtttttttagaaattttgtttgcatctcccTCCAAGTTCCTATTGATCTAGGCTCTAGAGTctctaaccacatttttgctttatccttgagtgagaatgggaagagcTTTAGTCTAACAGTGTCCTCATGTATATTTTGATCCCCATAGGTACCACATACCTCTTCAAAATCcctcatgtgtgtatatggattttcagaatccataccatgaaatgtgGGGAGCATTTGTATGGTACTTGGTTTAAGGACAAATCGATGATGGTTTATTGGTAGGATTATGCAAGAGGGAGTTGTTTGCCTTGGAGGGTGCAAATAATCCCTGAGGGGTTTAATTGCATCACCATCCAAGGGATCATGTTCTCCATGATCACTCCCGTGAGCAGAtaggttttcattttgttaagaCATTATGGATTGTAAAAGTGATATTTCAGTCTTTGATAAAGAATTTATAGAATGGTTTGACTCAGTTTGATGGTTTAAGATTCTaccagatctaagtctcatacaatttgaataatatgcaaacagttaagaaaaaacaatattaagaacaaagttacccgtggagtgaattttttcttcggttgcacctccccggcaacggtgccaaaatttggctgcactcctcaccctacaatttagataGCCTTAATTAGTTTGGATGtttagtgttgaaatggtgaggaggtttaaactcaccaatgtgtgagtgtagttgtagcacaaatataaattctggacaagtccgggtcgattcactgggaggtttatttaacaaaagaattgttcattcgggttgatttatccaaagagagctaagttttcttgattgtgaaaaggtttcttggaatattaaaaaggtcttgggttgaggcgagttcagaaccaatgcctaataaatctcttatagcaatttaaatagcaacattaatctgaaataaataGAGGAACGTTTGGTagtataattcaagatacgaatgattctcagctaagcaaccctcatacatgatatgagggttctaggttaagatgtcactgtaaattgtattatactacagactatgatttgatcgtctgagcttgggtatatctcatctcaaattctagcaactctcatacatggcatgagagttctaagttaggatgatgaccaaatccaaactcacaaaaccatttacacactcaactcgagtttaacttagataaatcttgcattcatcgaggtttggcttatcttgagattcaagaacattggacactgtcctcgtcTTACCCAAGTTGTAAATTAGCCACACATTACGTTTAAAGAACTAACAGAGATGATTTTCATATTAAAGCAGGAAAATAATGTAAACAAATTCTACTAAGCACTGACAGTTAATTTGCTATTCGATAAATTTCCAATACCAATGTAATAGTAACTGTAGCTGATTCGGATAGTTGAATACAATAATGAAACGGATTACAAACTCTATGTTTAAAAATGTCGCAAGtaagaataaaagaagaacAGATAAAAGATGAACAGACGATCACTAACCTTCAGACCAAAAGTAAAAGCTATCTCTAAAAATGGCGGATCCCCCGGGGAAGACGATGAGCTTCCTTTTTGTTCTCCTTTTTTCCCCAAATTGTCCTCTCTTGCTGATCATTATTTACCATCCAAGCCACCATGTATCTTTGTGAAGCTGACGAAATTAACCTAGTAGAGGGATTCGAATGGCTGAGAAAAGTATTCGGATGCTAGGTTGATTTGTCTCTTTAATTTGaataagtcattcgaatgtcattcttgcccattcgaatgaattttactTCTCCTTTGTATTTCCTCTCTGAATTAgctggtcattcgaatgcaatagtgatgcattcgaatggattttgtttttttcttcgtTCATTTCTCCCACAGATTCGAATGGCTATCGCATTGCTTGAGGTCCCACATTCGAATGGTCTACGCCTAATTCGAATGGCTTCTGCATCTATATGAAactctctcattcgaatggtCTGCGGTTAATCCGGATGGCCCATTCTTTACCGCACATTCAAATTTCTCTGACCCTATTCGAATGGCCGTGTGTTTTAATCTTCATCAGCCTCTCTTCATTCGGATGGCCTTGACATGCCTTCTTATTCAAATGGCCTTCCTGGGCATTCGAATGTCCGTGAGACTTGGTCTTCTGTTGCATAAGCGAATCTCAATTCGAATGGGTCGGATGTGTcttgtcattcaaatgaccTTCTTGGACATTCGAATGTCTGATTTTCTGCTTCTCGACCAGCTTATCCTCATTCGAATATATCTTGAAATTTCTTTGTTTCTCCATATTATTTCTCTCATTGGACCTGCAAACAATCATATATCAATTTTAGATCATTAAAATGGTTAGGAAGAAATAAGATATGACAATATTATGGTATTTTTGAGTACTAATCAAGTTCCTAGAGCTATTGTTAGGGATGAAGCTTCTCACTTTTGCAACCAGTTCTTTGACACATTGTTAAGAAAGTATGGAGTAACACACAAAGTTGCACTCGCTTATCATCCGCAAGCGAATGGGAAAGTAGAACTAGCCAACTGGGAGCTGAAGCATATTTTGGAGAAGATTGTGATTCAAGGAAGGATTGGGCTACCAAATTGGATGATGCACTTTGGGCGTACCGAACAGCTTTCAAGACACCTTTAGGCATGTCACCATATAGACTAGTCTTTGGGAAGTCTTGCCACCTACCAGTTGAGTTGGAGTACAAAACATACTGGGTTATTCAAGAGCTGAACATGGATTTGAAGGTTGCGAGAGAGAAGAGATTATTACAGTTGAGTGAGTTGGAAGAGTTTAGGTTGAATGCTTATGAGAATGCCAAGCTCTACAAAGAAAACACCAAGTATTGGCATGACAAGCATATCTTGAAGAGAAATTTTGAGATCGAGCTACAAGTACTCTTTTTTAACTCACGGTTGAAATTATTTCCTGGCAAGCTTCAGTCTAGGTGGTCTAGGCCATTCATGGTGACAAGAGTGTATCCTTATGGAGCAGTTGAGGTTCATAACGAAGCCACTGGTGCATTCAAAGTAAATGGACAGCGATTGAAGCCATATTTTGTGGGCGACGTGGTACCCAAAGGAGTCACTTACTTGATGAAAGACTCAAATTCTGGTTGACCTTGCAACAGTCAAGCTAATGGCTATAAACAAGTGCTTTTTGGGAGGTAAcctaagctttttttttttttttcctttttgtttttattattttattttatttttgttgaataAATATGGTCAATAACTTATACTTGCGATGCTGTGCAGgttcaaaagaaaggaaaataaagttGATTCAGTTTGGACTGGCATAGGTATTCGTAATGTTCAATTATGTGGCCATGGgagtattcatttttcattctagttcttctttgtctttcagattgaggacaatgtgttaaataagtttggggaggggggtggaattattaattgttaatatatgCTATTTGTTTTCCTTGGGtgtttttgatattaaattttttttgcaaaacttaTATTAGGTGTATATTTGGCCAACCCCTAAACTAGAAAATTttgtgaaagataaaataagaagAACCTTTTATTTGGAATCAAGATTTGTGTTTGGGTTCTTTATTGTGTTTAACATTGAGTCTTTGATTTGGAATGAGCAATATGGTTGCAGTGAGAATGGATGGTTGCAAGAATGGTTGTTGCACTATTAGATCGTGCGGGGTACATGACAAAGCAtgattgagtttagaattttgaaTGGATTCTTGAACTTGGGAATGCAAAAATGCAtagttttctttatttgctATTGTTGCATTTTGGATTGAGGATTTAGACGTGGGCATAACAAAGGATTTGAATGTGATGAATGATTCCAAATATATGTttagtgttttgagtttagaatttcttttctttgcttgaggacaagcaaTAATTGAAGTTTTGgggtattataatataaattagaaataaacattaaaaatacaaagaaaaatattatgaatttaactttaaaattaatactataatttagtattataatataaattagaaataaacattaaaaataaataatattataatataattaaagttagtataattaatagtatattaaatattatatattatattatttatatatgttatatattatattatgtatatagattatatattattttattaaattaaaggaTGTGGGCGTGAAGTGAGAACTAAGGCTGTGCGTGGAGGccttgcatacatatatatatatatataatattaatatatggaTTTAGGGAGCAAGGACTTGTGGGCAACGGCCATTAAAGGAATTGAGGACTTGGGCAAGGAAGGCGCACAGTGAAAGCAGATTTGGCAAGGCAGTGAACGCAAGGGAATTAAGGGCTTTGCGCAAGGGAAGATTGAAGTGGCACGCAGCAGTAGTAGGCGCAAGTGCAAGCAAACGCGGGCAAAGTAGATCCAGCACCCAATTTGTTTTAGATCTGGGCTAGGgaatttcctcttcttctagatttaattaattctctcaTGCTTCTACTATTATTTTggactttaattaatttttccatgtattggttgaaactatgatgatgcattttttataattttatgtgattgaataaattgagttatgttgagttgtgtggtattgGATTTAATGTTTGTCAATAATTGGCcattatttacatgatttgatgtcTACTCTTGAGACCGAAAGGAGATAGTTTGGGGATTGCATCGTaggtaccatacaccataaagtaaaattgactagaaatagaattcgATTTCTTTGTGCGGCTTTTAGCGATATGctaggaatttcacaaattataatgcgttttcatttgattaaatttttatagaaatatagaaagttattaaatgagaatagactCGTTATAACCTAGAAATAGGGTAACGAATGCGTTAGGAGATTTTGCCGTCACATACTCAATTGATCAattcattcacataaaaatctatgatttgcattgcatagCTAGGTTCATACATGTTCCTTAGTTATAAAAATCCATTGATTTCTTCATTGATTCAAGTTTCcttccaaatcaattttattttattaatctaattattttttttttgttttgttctttattaatcttgaaattttttattgtctagataataaagaaattttaaaaatttggtatttgaaatcttttcgcgtgggaacgatattcttacttattattatattacttaTTCGACTCGTACACTTGCGATATATGTTAGGGTGATCAATAGGCTTAAGAAAAATCCCTCCTGGAGAGAGGGAGATCTCTCAGGAAGAGGCAGGTCTCTCCGAGAGGCCTCGGTGATGGTCTCTCCAAGAGACCTTGGCCAGACTCACCGAGAGAGATGAATGAGCCACGGAGGGAACTCtgtcgagagagagagctggttGTTGAGAGGAGTTGCGGAGAGGAAAGCCATTGCAGGTGCTTACTACGAGGCTGGGGCTGCGGAATGAGAGAAATTCGCCATGGCCGCTTCCGGGAGCtcgtgttagtgtaggtgctctagacccaatcagattgggtatgttgtacactgacaattgtaatcatgttattatttgaataaagagttattcaaattcacaagaagtcattctattagtttcttgttattattgtaataaccgaatgaaactagatagaagtccatatgatgtatactgtgaataatctataaagatgtgagatgatgcatcacagtttatagacatcattaaacgtcccaagtcatagcaatgtcaagaatggacattgacaattgcggtaagacttgtatgtgctatgtttttgctatgtgatagcaatggcggtctcacacccataggcatggggatgcctagacaagtacataggtgaccaatgttggagaacgtgtcactggacatgactcgccatgagaatccattttggttatatgttgatgaaattctcatacgagatgggtgtaactaatccttggacctgaggttgtcacggtcatctcataagaagactggtatgctttgacatcgtttcgatgggcctagacaaaggctgcacgtgggcgatcgttgggtatatcatgaggcttatgaagatgggtgcatagccaagatgggactcgtctatcccttgatagaggatgatgtatctaaggcgccttcggtggatattcactttaaatccatggccatggtgaaagaaatcaataaggagttattgattcactttctattaagtgaagatatccgaaagaccgaagaaaactcatgtgatcattatcaagcaacacatcgccatacttgagatcacataagatgcattgacgagaggatcgaattacacggtaaccatgctcgtgaaaggttatttgcggattatgaatccttctgaataattgggtaggcatgacgccttgctagaggccaatcttgtcttatgtgttcgtaccgacacattgccaacatattcggaagcctaatgagtcatacgcaataggcacggtccctggcttaaatcaggagagtggacgtatggttaagtgggacacttcggcaagaagttgtgccgtcgtaggttctcacggaaaaagaacaaacagacgtaatgacgtcgatatgacgaggggtcgtcataaaggaaaaggtttcctaaaatagcaattgattaaattagaaagtagtttctaacttaatgattaaattagaaaagaagtttctaatttaataatttgggcttaatttaatacttgggctaaataaagtatttgggctaaatattaaattaaattaaatatttgggctaaattagatttgggtcaaatattaaataataaatattatatttgggttaaattagatttgggccaaatattaaatattaaatatttaggcttaaattagatttgggccaaatattttataaatggatttgggccactttaatctctagttggactaggattaatgggctagcccaatccatgtccattagggtttggaaaaccctaggaggttgcctccctatatatagccctttatgggatgcccaaattaagccacttttattttgttggttttcaagagttgaaaatcggttcttttaccgtccatacacaagccgcgcaaaggagaaggagctagcactcctattccgctctccttgccaacggacgcgtgccgcgtatcacgagttagaggccggacgcttggacggctcgaatccgcgaacgactcgataatctaaaggttagatttatttatttgtttgtgaatgatttgatttcgacgttgatccaatcgccgggatcggggtaaggtttaaaatttttgaactacgttgcttgccccgtagcgatcttgctttactttcagctCGCTGCTCCTTCTCCAAGAGAAAACACCCATAGGCGAGGGTTTTTCTTGAGAGACACAAGTCCTCTCCGAGAGGACAGCGCTGTTGCTGAGAGAGACGGGAAAGCTCTCGAAGAGAGAGTCTCTCGAAGAGAGATTTACTGAGATGAATCCTCTCCGAGAAAGTAAAATCTCTCTCGGATAGAGATCGATAGAGAGAGGGCGAGAGAAAAcgcgggagagagagaatgagaggatgAACAATGgccctcttcttctttgtcttcttctccattATATAGCCTTGAACTTATCTcttattacactttcacccttcccctaagcttggcctaattatactttggccctttaaattctatattgcTCATTTGAACTCCAATTTAGATAATTTCTTCGTCATTCGACTACTATTTTTCTAGGGATTGAAAACCCATGCTTGGGATCACTTTTGGGATTCACTCGCCTAGgataaatgaccaaaatacccctaggcaCCAAAATGATCGAAAACATCCTTAAGTGGACGCTCGAGAAattatggcacaacaattgccaATCTTTTCTTTGAATACTAAGTCAAAGGGAAGACTAAttgattgatgttaaaaaaatgcaatatttgttatgtttttattacctcccaatccatttgatcgacttaaaatctccagaattgcttgttgcagcccaaaagaaggaaaagagatgaaagaatgactcatactctccaaaagcatgattgaaagaggaataaaaagtcaagaaataaaggtgtcctaatgaaagtcaaagccattcgaatgagtcttcaaaggtattcaaatatggagcaaaacagaaaagagctgctcaaacattcgaataaatcattcagacattcgaatatgcaagatatcgggtatgtattcagataagcttggcctaattcgaataagaagtaacaaaaatcaagatctccagataagattgtgcatattcgaatgaaatccaagtcattcgaatgagccgagcataagaagaaattcggatgagcacatcgtttggaagcagtgaagacatattcgaatgaaatccaagtcattcgaatgagctgagcataagaagaaattcggatgagcacatcgtttggaagcagtgaagacatattcgaatgaaatccaagtcattcgaatgaagttgaagaagaaaggaaatctattcgaatgaaggctgagtaattcgaatgagaagcaacccaaggaattccatattcgaatgctttccaagtcatccgaatgcaatgaagaaatcaagagaaaaattagaaatttattcgaataaaagtactgttgcattcgaatgaccgagaaaatcgccgtgtaaggaacagtaaagcatgaaattcattcgaataggactaaaattcattcgaatgagccgatcagccaaaagaaactcagcaagcattcgaatatctctgctagtcattcgaatgagcagccgaacaaaaattctgacatgcgcaaatacacgcggtggctctaaggtaaattc
The Diospyros lotus cultivar Yz01 chromosome 12, ASM1463336v1, whole genome shotgun sequence DNA segment above includes these coding regions:
- the LOC127787572 gene encoding uncharacterized protein LOC127787572; translated protein: MSPYRLVFGKSCHLPVELEYKTYWVIQELNMDLKVAREKRLLQLSELEEFRLNAYENAKLYKENTKYWHDKHILKRNFEIELQVLFFNSRLKLFPGKLQSRWSRPFMVTRVYPYGAVEVHNEATGAFKVNGQRLKPYFVGDVVPKGVTYLMKDSNSG